The Prevotella sp. E2-28 genome includes the window GTAAGGTACACGACCTGCAATACCCTCGGGAACGAGCTTCTTCACGTCCTTCGTGTCAGCCTGGAAATAGCGATCCTTTGAACCATGTTCCATAGCCTCCAGCGAACCCATTCCACGATAGCTCTTGAACTTACGGCCGTTGAAGATAATCGTCTCGCCTGGACTTTCCTCCGTACCAGCGACCAGTGAGCCAATCATCACACACGAACCACCAGCAGCCAGTGCCTTCACGATATCGCCAGAATAACGCAAGCCACCATCTGCGATGAGGGGCACGCCTGTACCCTGAAGGGCAGAATAGACATCATAGACAGCACTCAACTGAGGCACGCCTACGCCGGCCACCACACGTGTGGTACAGATAGAACCAGGACCGATACCCACCTTTACTGCGTCTGCACCGTTCTCTACGAGCATACGGGCAGCAGCACCAGTGGCAATATTTCCTACTACGATATCAATATTCTTGAAGGCATTCTTTGCCTCTTTCAATTTATCGATTACACCTTTTGAGTGACCATGAGCCGTATCAATAACGATAGCATCGGCACCAGCATTCACCAGAGCCTGCATACGATCCAGCGTATCCACAGTTACGCCAACGCCAGCAGCTACGCGCAGACGACCTTTCTCATCCTTACAAGCCATGGGCTTATCCTTTGCCTTGGTAATGTCCTTATAAGTAATCAGACCAACCAGACGATTGTCCTTGTCAACTACAGGCAGTTTCTCGATTTTATTCTCCTGCAGAATCTGCGCAGCAGCAGCCAGGTCGGTCTGCTGATGTGTTGTCACCAGATTCTCTTTCGACATCACCTCATCCACAGGTCTGTCCAAACGACGTTCGAAGCGAAGGTCACGGTTGGTAACGATACCTACCAAGTGATTATCCTCATCAACCACAGGAATACCACCGATATGATACTCCGCCATGATATCCAGTGCCTGAGCTACAGTAGAACCACGACGAATCGTTACGGGGTCATAAATCATACCGTTCTCTGCACGTTTCACGATAGCCACTTCACGCGCCTGATTCTCGATTGACATATTCTTGTGAATAACACCAATACCGCCTTCACGGGCAATGGCAATAGCCATCTGGCTTTCCGTAACGGTATCCATAGCAGCTGTTACAAAGGGTACGTTCAACACGATATTACGTGAAAAGCGCGTTTGCAACTCCACTGTTTTTGGCAACACTTCTGAATAAGCGGGAATCAACAGGACGTCGTCGAAAGTGAGGCCGTCCATCACAATCTTATCTGCAATAAATGATGACATAATTTTGGTACCTTAAATTTTATTGCGTGCAAAGATACTCATTTTTTCCGAGATAGCGACTATCTTGCAACCTTTTTCTTGCATAATTAATACGTTTTAACCCATCCGCATAATCTGCCAACCAGCTTACCTCAACTGCTGAACATACTTCACTGGCTCACCCTCGCCTTTCAGTATATCAGCAAAGGTATGGGGATCAATAGTCACTGGTCCTCGCATAAATTCTGGAATATTGTAGCTACGAAGTAATTGACGATTATAGTCAGGATCACTCTGTGGCAACTCAAAAGGTTTTGACCAATGTCCGTCTTTATCTACATGGGCAAAGAATGGACGCGTAAAAGTACCGTCATCACGCCGACTGCCGAATACCAGCCAATGCCCATTGCTCGACCAAGTGTGATAGCTTTCCGTATCATCGCTATTGATGACTGTCAACGGCGCTGCCTCACCTGTCTGTAAATCCAATTTCCATAGGTCGGCATCATGATGCCAAATATGGAAATAACCGTATGAAGCCATTGTAAACACCAAACTACGCCCATCTGGCGAAATACGCGGCAACACAGCACTCATACCCAATGAATCAGCAGCGAACACCAATTCACGGGGACCGAATTGCTTTGTATCTGGATCAAAACTCTTTTTGTAGATATTGTATTTCAATTCCTCACAACGACTCACCAATTCCGTTGCAGGCGACACCTTCATATTCTGCCGCTCATAATGCGCACTACAGTAGTAGAGAGTCTTACCATCTGGAGCCCAAGCAGGAAAAACCTCAAACTCCGTGGTATCATTCTCCAAGTTGGTCACTTCCCCCTTGTCAATATCATAGGCAATGATATCACTCTCCAAATCATACACCTCTATCTTATTTGCATCGGTGGTATGAAAACTCTGATGAGTCTTGTCCGTAGAATAAACAATCAACTTTAACCAAGGATGCCAAGCAGGATAAACACCAGCAGAGAGGATGGAGTCATTCTTCATATTCACCTTTTTGACATTACCATCATAGACGATTATTGTTCCCCCACTCTTCTGACGAGCATGAAACTGCATTCGCTCAGGATTCCACTGTTGGTAGTTATGGCAGTTGATGCACTGACCCTCCGCTTCGAAACCACACAACATATTATCATAAATCACGCTCTCATCATAATTTTCCAAACAACGCTGAT containing:
- the guaB gene encoding IMP dehydrogenase, which encodes MSSFIADKIVMDGLTFDDVLLIPAYSEVLPKTVELQTRFSRNIVLNVPFVTAAMDTVTESQMAIAIAREGGIGVIHKNMSIENQAREVAIVKRAENGMIYDPVTIRRGSTVAQALDIMAEYHIGGIPVVDEDNHLVGIVTNRDLRFERRLDRPVDEVMSKENLVTTHQQTDLAAAAQILQENKIEKLPVVDKDNRLVGLITYKDITKAKDKPMACKDEKGRLRVAAGVGVTVDTLDRMQALVNAGADAIVIDTAHGHSKGVIDKLKEAKNAFKNIDIVVGNIATGAAARMLVENGADAVKVGIGPGSICTTRVVAGVGVPQLSAVYDVYSALQGTGVPLIADGGLRYSGDIVKALAAGGSCVMIGSLVAGTEESPGETIIFNGRKFKSYRGMGSLEAMEHGSKDRYFQADTKDVKKLVPEGIAGRVPYKGTVQEVIYQLTGGLRSGMGYCGAASIEKLHDAKFTRITNAGVMESHPHDITITSEAPNYSRPND